One stretch of Zingiber officinale cultivar Zhangliang chromosome 6B, Zo_v1.1, whole genome shotgun sequence DNA includes these proteins:
- the LOC121989806 gene encoding VQ motif-containing protein 4-like — MEKGRLQSPNSSSSSSSNSNGVAASPAQAPPLTPKSTPRSVDAASPYPTTFIQADAGSFKQVVQMWTGSSDAAAKHSAPLPPAPPAKSGISPVAKATGPKKQAFKLYERRGSLKNLKMISPMIPGCWNPSSPLGGASPRRQPPDILSPSLLDLPSLTLSPVTPLNPDPFRRSQPPNPPPAAAMSAEERAIAEKGFYLHPSPRTTPRDPELPRLLPLFPLTSPRVSSASAAGSSS; from the coding sequence atggaGAAAGGACGGCTCCAGTCTCCgaattcctcctcctcctccagcaGCAACAGCAATGGAGTGGCCGCATCGCCGGCGCAGGCGCCGCCGCTCACTCCAAAGTCCACGCCGAGGTCCGTCGACGCGGCTAGTCCCTACCCCACTACGTTCATCCAGGCCGACGCCGGCTCCTTTAAGCAGGTTGTCCAGATGTGGACTGGCTCCTCCGACGCGGCCGCAAAGCACTCCGCCCCGCTGCCGCCGGCGCCGCCAGCCAAGAGCGGGATCTCGCCGGTCGCGAAGGCCACCGGCCCCAAGAAGCAGGCTTTCAAGCTCTACGAGCGCCGCGGTAGCCTCAAGAATCTCAAGATGATCAGCCCCATGATTCCCGGCTGTTGGAACCCTAGTTCCCCCCTAGGAGGCGCCTCGCCGCGGAGGCAGCCGCCGGATATCCTCTCGCCGAGCCTCCTCGACCTGCCCTCGTTGACCCTCAGCCCCGTCACCCCCCTGAACCCGGATCCTTTCCGACGCTCGCAGCCGCCCAATCCGCCTCCGGCTGCGGCGATGTCGGCCGAGGAGAGAGCCATCGCCGAGAAGGGGTTCTACCTACACCCTTCGCCGCGGACCACGCCGCGGGACCCGGAGCTGCCGAGGCTGCTGCCGCTCTTCCCGTTGACATCCCCGAGGGTGTCTTCCGCCTCCGCCGCCGGCTCTTCTTCCTGA